One Nitrospirota bacterium DNA segment encodes these proteins:
- the def gene encoding peptide deformylase, translating into MAVLEIKKYPDTILTEKAVSVDGLSKRHLRLIDNMIETMYAAPGIGLAAPQVGVSERIIVTDISKADELSSLVVLVNPEIVLKEGLIESDEGCLSVPGLTVNIKRAERVIVRGLDRNGKAIEIQAEGLLSRVLQHEIDHIDGILILNRISFIKREFYKKRLHKTALTVK; encoded by the coding sequence ATGGCTGTGCTCGAGATAAAGAAATACCCGGATACAATCCTTACCGAGAAAGCTGTATCCGTGGATGGACTGAGCAAAAGGCACCTGCGTCTCATAGATAACATGATTGAGACCATGTATGCCGCACCTGGCATAGGGCTTGCCGCACCACAGGTTGGAGTCTCGGAAAGGATTATAGTAACCGATATAAGTAAGGCTGATGAGTTGTCCTCCCTTGTCGTCCTTGTCAACCCTGAGATTGTCCTAAAAGAAGGCTTAATTGAAAGCGATGAGGGATGCCTGAGTGTGCCAGGACTCACTGTAAACATAAAAAGGGCTGAAAGGGTTATTGTCAGAGGACTCGATAGAAACGGAAAAGCAATCGAGATACAAGCAGAGGGGCTTTTATCCCGAGTACTTCAGCACGAGATAGACCACATAGATGGAATCCTTATCTTAAACAGAATAAGCTTTATCAAAAGAGAGTTTTATAAGAAGCGCCTTCATAAGACAGCGCTAACAGTTAAATAG
- a CDS encoding ABC transporter ATP-binding protein produces the protein MIEISSVTKTFNTNGTSFIALKGIDLSLMEGDFISITGESGSGKSTLLSIIGGLTPPTAGDITVDGIRLLELDPERLADFRRQYIGFVFQQFHLITYLNALENVMLPLSISERNKNHMEDTAFGALEMVGIKDKALRLPNELSGGEQQRVAIARAIVNKPPIILADEPTGNLDTKTGREIFGIFKELNLKGHTVILVTHNMELAQKTHRIITMKDGLISRG, from the coding sequence ATAATCGAGATAAGCTCTGTAACAAAGACATTTAATACAAATGGCACATCTTTTATTGCCCTGAAGGGCATTGACCTCTCACTTATGGAAGGCGATTTTATATCGATTACAGGAGAGTCAGGCTCTGGCAAAAGCACACTCCTAAGCATAATAGGCGGGCTTACACCACCCACAGCCGGTGATATAACAGTGGATGGCATCAGGCTCTTAGAGCTTGACCCAGAAAGGCTTGCCGATTTCAGAAGGCAGTATATAGGGTTTGTATTTCAGCAGTTTCACCTCATAACCTATCTTAATGCACTGGAAAATGTGATGCTTCCGCTTTCGATTTCAGAAAGAAACAAAAACCACATGGAAGACACTGCATTTGGGGCTCTCGAAATGGTTGGCATAAAAGACAAGGCATTAAGGCTTCCAAATGAGCTTTCAGGAGGCGAACAGCAGAGGGTGGCAATCGCAAGGGCAATCGTAAATAAGCCGCCAATAATCCTTGCCGACGAGCCAACTGGAAATCTCGATACAAAAACAGGCAGGGAGATATTCGGCATATTTAAAGAGCTAAATTTAAAGGGACATACCGTGATACTCGTAACCCATAACATGGAGCTTGCACAAAAGACTCATCGTATTATAACTATGAAAGATGGGCTGATAAGTAGGGGTTAA
- a CDS encoding helix-turn-helix transcriptional regulator, with product MSSKNDMGLEKYDTIGKRLRYFREEDLGEPREKFVHGLDITPRTLERYESDESHPDAQFLTKLNAKYQGSINLDWLLTGRGNLYLASKVEPETTKEASTPYSDIIIEKMQEQLRRIYNERNFLKLATLQSLLNLLDPESKKD from the coding sequence ATGTCAAGTAAAAACGACATGGGTTTAGAAAAATACGACACAATTGGGAAAAGACTCCGCTACTTCAGGGAGGAAGACCTCGGCGAGCCGAGGGAGAAGTTCGTCCATGGGCTTGACATCACACCGAGAACACTTGAAAGATACGAAAGCGATGAATCCCACCCTGATGCACAGTTTCTTACAAAGCTCAATGCAAAATATCAAGGTAGCATAAACCTTGACTGGCTCCTTACAGGCAGGGGAAATCTGTACTTAGCCTCTAAGGTTGAACCAGAGACTACAAAAGAGGCATCCACACCATACTCCGATATAATCATTGAAAAGATGCAGGAACAGCTTAGGAGAATCTACAATGAGAGGAATTTCTTAAAGTTAGCTACCCTTCAAAGCCTTCTTAATCTTTTAGACCCAGAAAGTAAGAAAGACTAA
- a CDS encoding ABC transporter permease translates to MRLSRISTGNLRRRKGKTFLLVAGLSIAVAMVVSMTSITHRMEADIARKLDEFGANIIITPKTKSISLTYGGVGITDASYDVAELEEEDAGLIKTIKNKENISVVAGKVIGAQTIKDRSYLIVGVDFQSEFRIKKWWGLKGNANSHRRMPLNLSVLPEETLIGSSAAESLGIAAGGTIELGGRNYKVKGILEENASEDDIAIFMDIKEAQRLLGKTGRLSLIEVSALCSACPIEDIIAQIGEKLPHVKVSAVKQAMTLRMQTVEQVVRFSMAVSAVVLAIGFLIVFVSMTSSINERTKEIGVLRAIGFRKSHIIKIILTEAFVVSNVSGFLGWAFGALSTLLLSTHLTGINEKAFDLSMMPVSVALALIVGMSSSIYPAMRASRLEPLEALRWI, encoded by the coding sequence ATGAGACTGAGCCGTATATCCACGGGAAATCTCAGACGCAGAAAGGGAAAGACATTTCTCCTCGTCGCAGGTCTTTCCATAGCAGTGGCAATGGTTGTTTCTATGACCTCGATAACTCATCGGATGGAGGCTGATATTGCAAGAAAACTCGATGAGTTTGGTGCAAACATTATTATCACTCCGAAAACAAAAAGCATATCTCTGACCTATGGCGGTGTTGGAATCACCGATGCATCATACGATGTGGCAGAGCTCGAGGAGGAAGATGCAGGTCTCATAAAGACCATTAAAAATAAAGAAAACATAAGCGTAGTGGCAGGAAAGGTCATCGGAGCCCAAACGATAAAAGACAGAAGCTATCTCATAGTCGGAGTGGACTTTCAATCAGAGTTCCGAATCAAAAAGTGGTGGGGACTTAAAGGCAATGCCAACTCTCATAGGCGAATGCCCTTAAACCTCAGTGTCTTGCCTGAGGAGACTCTAATTGGCAGTTCAGCCGCAGAGTCGTTAGGGATTGCAGCAGGTGGAACAATAGAGCTTGGAGGCAGAAACTATAAAGTAAAGGGGATCCTCGAGGAGAATGCATCTGAGGACGATATAGCCATTTTTATGGACATCAAGGAGGCTCAGAGGCTTCTTGGGAAAACCGGAAGGCTAAGCCTTATCGAGGTCAGTGCATTATGCTCTGCCTGTCCGATTGAAGATATTATTGCTCAGATAGGAGAGAAGCTCCCTCATGTAAAGGTGTCTGCTGTAAAACAGGCAATGACACTCAGGATGCAGACCGTTGAGCAGGTCGTTAGGTTTTCGATGGCTGTCTCAGCCGTTGTCCTCGCAATCGGGTTTTTAATAGTTTTTGTTTCCATGACCTCTTCTATAAACGAAAGGACAAAGGAGATAGGGGTGCTGAGGGCAATCGGATTCAGGAAATCCCACATAATAAAGATAATACTCACAGAGGCATTTGTCGTGAGCAATGTGTCAGGGTTTTTAGGGTGGGCATTTGGAGCCCTCTCTACGCTTTTACTTTCGACCCATCTAACAGGCATAAATGAGAAGGCATTTGACCTCTCGATGATGCCAGTGTCAGTGGCATTGGCACTAATAGTGGGAATGAGTAGCAGTATATACCCTGCAATGAGGGCATCGAGGCTTGAGCCACTTGAGGCATTGAGATGGATATGA
- a CDS encoding methionyl-tRNA formyltransferase encodes MAEGKLTKNIIYFGTPEFSVPSLDGILRAGLQVPLVVTQSDKPKGRGHVMAMPPVKEFAISHGIRVIQPLRLKDENFIDTLKSINPDFIVVVAYGRILPKAILDIPKVAPINLHASLLPKLRGASPIAWAIINGETKTGVTTMVMSEGLDEGDILLREEVEITDDDTAKTLGIRLSVVGSGLLVRTLEGLINGSVKKTPQIGTPSYAPPLKKQDGRIDWRRSAREIFLFIRGMEPWPGAYTRIGNETVKILKAKPLDGTGTEGRIETVTGDSITIGTAKGLLSVIEVKPQGKRAMSVKEFLQGRRLKGGELLI; translated from the coding sequence ATGGCTGAGGGGAAGCTCACTAAAAACATAATCTATTTTGGAACACCAGAGTTCTCTGTCCCTTCATTGGATGGTATCTTGAGAGCAGGGTTACAGGTCCCTTTGGTTGTCACCCAGAGCGACAAGCCAAAAGGCAGAGGCCATGTCATGGCAATGCCTCCTGTCAAGGAATTTGCCATCTCTCATGGCATAAGGGTCATTCAGCCTCTAAGGCTAAAGGATGAAAATTTTATCGATACCCTTAAATCCATAAACCCGGACTTTATAGTAGTTGTTGCTTATGGAAGAATACTTCCAAAGGCAATACTTGACATCCCAAAGGTTGCACCCATAAACCTTCATGCATCCTTGCTTCCAAAATTGAGGGGTGCATCGCCCATTGCATGGGCTATAATAAACGGAGAAACTAAAACAGGGGTTACTACCATGGTGATGTCAGAGGGACTTGACGAAGGCGATATACTCCTCAGGGAAGAGGTCGAGATTACCGATGACGACACAGCAAAGACACTCGGAATAAGGCTTTCGGTTGTGGGCTCAGGGCTTTTAGTAAGAACACTTGAGGGACTCATTAATGGCTCGGTAAAAAAAACACCTCAGATAGGCACACCGAGCTATGCACCACCTCTTAAAAAACAGGATGGACGAATCGACTGGAGAAGGTCTGCAAGAGAGATTTTTCTCTTTATAAGAGGCATGGAGCCGTGGCCAGGGGCATACACGAGAATCGGCAATGAGACAGTTAAGATTCTCAAGGCTAAGCCATTGGATGGCACTGGCACAGAAGGTAGGATAGAGACAGTAACAGGGGACTCTATAACCATTGGAACTGCCAAAGGACTTCTTTCGGTCATAGAGGTTAAACCCCAAGGGAAAAGGGCAATGTCCGTAAAAGAATTCCTTCAGGGAAGAAGGCTTAAAGGAGGAGAGCTTCTCATATGA
- a CDS encoding helix-turn-helix transcriptional regulator, which produces MAEVNIGGLIRHLRKTSGMTQMGLADKLSLTYQQVQKYERGRSELTIRRLRQVADALHVPISIFIRENNKSIIEEMADDEIEILTTFRRLKDKRQRHMAVRMLKVMIDTD; this is translated from the coding sequence ATGGCAGAGGTAAATATAGGGGGTCTTATAAGACATCTCAGAAAGACATCGGGCATGACACAGATGGGGCTTGCCGATAAACTCAGCCTTACCTACCAGCAGGTCCAGAAATACGAAAGAGGCAGGTCAGAGCTTACCATAAGAAGGCTCAGGCAGGTTGCAGACGCCCTTCATGTGCCCATAAGCATATTCATCAGAGAAAACAATAAATCCATCATAGAAGAGATGGCAGATGATGAGATAGAGATCTTGACTACCTTCAGAAGGCTTAAAGACAAAAGGCAGAGGCACATGGCAGTAAGAATGCTGAAGGTGATGATAGATACCGATTAA
- a CDS encoding DUF116 domain-containing protein — translation MSYRFLRGVLLKLCYPLLMLIGSFWKKEQLQSFVINLNNRLVKKEKPRVKKLLLLLPHCLQIDECKIRLTHNIYNCEGCGKCEIKNLIELAERYKLNLFVATGGTLARRIVSDVKPEAIVAVACEMDLSSGIPDTYPLPVIGIPNERPFGPCLNTKVDLEKVKEAISFLSGN, via the coding sequence ATGAGCTACAGGTTCCTGAGAGGGGTTTTGCTTAAGCTTTGCTATCCACTTTTAATGCTCATAGGCTCTTTTTGGAAAAAAGAACAACTTCAGTCATTCGTCATAAACCTCAATAATAGGCTTGTCAAAAAGGAAAAGCCAAGGGTTAAAAAACTCCTTCTACTTCTTCCGCATTGCCTTCAGATAGATGAGTGTAAAATCAGGCTCACGCATAACATATACAATTGCGAGGGATGCGGAAAGTGCGAGATAAAAAACCTGATTGAGCTCGCAGAAAGATATAAGCTTAACCTTTTCGTTGCAACAGGAGGCACTCTGGCAAGAAGAATAGTTAGCGATGTAAAGCCTGAAGCCATTGTGGCAGTTGCATGCGAGATGGACCTTAGTAGTGGAATCCCGGACACATATCCGCTTCCAGTCATAGGGATTCCAAATGAAAGGCCATTTGGACCCTGCCTTAATACGAAAGTAGACCTCGAGAAGGTAAAAGAGGCTATAAGCTTTCTGAGCGGGAATTGA
- a CDS encoding DUF2318 domain-containing protein — protein sequence MSKDKKKTFVVEPKKNNKLIAIVIGILVISAVGFILLSGSGDRVTPVNAEAGIVKIPVADVSDGKARFFSLNGIRFFVLKSSDGVLRTAFDACDVCFREKKGYRQEGDLMVCNNCGQAFPSEKINELRGGCNPIPVERQVQGKYLMLSEEDIKVGAGYF from the coding sequence ATGTCAAAAGATAAGAAGAAAACTTTTGTGGTAGAGCCAAAGAAAAACAATAAATTAATCGCTATCGTAATAGGCATTCTGGTGATTTCGGCAGTAGGCTTTATCTTGTTGTCAGGCAGTGGAGACAGGGTTACGCCTGTAAACGCAGAGGCAGGGATTGTGAAGATACCTGTAGCGGATGTCTCTGATGGTAAGGCAAGGTTTTTTAGTCTAAATGGAATAAGGTTCTTTGTCCTGAAAAGCTCAGATGGCGTTCTAAGGACTGCCTTCGATGCATGCGATGTGTGTTTCCGTGAGAAAAAGGGCTACAGGCAGGAAGGGGATTTAATGGTCTGCAATAACTGCGGTCAGGCATTTCCCTCCGAGAAGATTAACGAGCTTCGTGGAGGATGTAACCCTATTCCAGTGGAAAGGCAGGTACAAGGCAAATACCTCATGCTTAGCGAAGAGGACATCAAAGTCGGAGCAGGTTATTTCTGA
- a CDS encoding type II secretion system protein yields MPRGFTIIETVMVMVIVAILSVVLLLRWGASDKARLDSSVRKIVSDIRYAQKLSVSSQTRAGIIFYPDSYEVYAVINSTPPTLANSPGEPCSTDSSGKFVVNFTQGRCKEFEGVTLSYITNTISFDSIGGLVNSTGEDITVNYKGSKTLSIENSTGRVSY; encoded by the coding sequence ATGCCGAGGGGCTTTACTATAATCGAGACCGTGATGGTAATGGTCATAGTTGCCATCCTTTCGGTTGTTTTGCTTTTAAGGTGGGGGGCATCCGATAAGGCAAGGCTCGATTCTTCGGTAAGAAAGATAGTATCCGACATAAGATACGCACAGAAGCTGTCGGTATCCTCGCAGACAAGGGCAGGAATAATATTTTATCCCGATAGCTATGAGGTATATGCAGTAATAAATAGCACTCCGCCAACACTTGCAAACAGCCCAGGGGAACCATGCTCTACGGATAGCTCGGGGAAGTTTGTCGTTAACTTTACGCAGGGTAGATGTAAGGAGTTTGAGGGTGTAACTCTTAGCTATATTACAAACACAATCTCATTTGACTCCATTGGCGGGCTTGTTAATTCTACAGGAGAGGACATAACTGTTAATTATAAAGGGTCAAAGACCCTATCCATAGAGAATAGCACGGGAAGGGTGAGTTATTGA